The Moraxella haemolytica genome window below encodes:
- the sdhA gene encoding succinate dehydrogenase flavoprotein subunit, which yields MASAQDNTINNIPTLNFDAVIVGGGGSGMRASLQLVEGGMKVAVLTKVFPTRSHTVAAQGGIGASLGNMSNDNWHFHFYDTVKGSDWLGDQDAIEYMCREAPKVVYELEHMGMPFDRNADGTIYQRPFGGHSANYGEKAVPRACAAADRTGHALLHTLYQKNLEKGTQFFVEWIALDLIKDGEGNINGVVALDQETGNISVFQAQTTVLATGGAGRIFKASTNAYINTGDGLGMAVRAGIPLQDMEFWQFHPTGVAGAGVLLTEGCRGEGAILRNKHGEAFMERYAPTLKDLAPRDFVSRSMDQEIKEGRGCGPNGDYIVMDMTHLGHAEIMKRLPSVFEISHNFANVDITKEPVPVVPTIHYMMGGIPTNIHGQVTVPVLDGQVDEQGLYTEGRIIKGLYAIGECACVSVHGANRLGTNSLLDLVVFGRAAGQHILDEFAKSDHGYKPLDPRVLDFTQARLDKLQNSTEGYNAQEVADEIRSIMQSHAGVFRTQALMDEGVEKILALAPKVEQIYLKDKSAVFNTARIEALEVANLYEVAKATMLSAALRHECRGAHSVLDYERPADDEYAPLGRNDHEWMKHTLWYSEGNRVIYKPVRKKPLTVDYCEPRVRTF from the coding sequence CGGTGCATCATTGGGTAACATGAGCAATGACAACTGGCATTTCCACTTCTATGACACCGTCAAAGGTTCTGACTGGCTAGGCGACCAAGACGCTATTGAATATATGTGCCGTGAGGCTCCAAAAGTCGTCTATGAGCTAGAGCATATGGGTATGCCGTTTGACCGTAATGCAGACGGCACGATCTATCAGCGTCCATTTGGTGGGCATTCTGCCAACTATGGCGAAAAAGCTGTACCTCGTGCCTGTGCCGCTGCTGACCGTACAGGACACGCTCTACTGCACACCTTATATCAAAAAAACCTTGAAAAAGGCACTCAATTTTTCGTTGAGTGGATTGCTCTTGACCTCATCAAAGATGGCGAAGGTAACATCAACGGTGTGGTGGCTTTAGACCAAGAAACAGGCAATATCTCTGTATTCCAAGCCCAAACAACTGTTCTGGCTACTGGTGGTGCAGGTCGTATCTTTAAAGCCTCTACGAACGCCTATATCAACACAGGCGATGGTTTGGGTATGGCGGTGCGTGCAGGCATTCCACTACAAGACATGGAATTTTGGCAATTCCACCCAACAGGTGTGGCAGGAGCTGGCGTGCTATTGACCGAAGGCTGTCGTGGCGAGGGTGCTATCCTTCGTAACAAGCACGGCGAGGCATTCATGGAGCGTTATGCACCGACCCTAAAAGACCTAGCACCTCGTGATTTCGTTTCTCGTTCTATGGACCAAGAAATCAAAGAAGGTCGTGGCTGTGGTCCTAATGGCGACTATATCGTGATGGACATGACGCATCTGGGTCATGCCGAAATCATGAAGCGTTTGCCATCGGTGTTTGAGATTAGCCATAACTTCGCTAATGTGGACATCACCAAAGAGCCAGTACCAGTTGTACCAACCATTCACTATATGATGGGTGGTATTCCAACCAACATTCACGGTCAAGTAACCGTACCTGTACTAGACGGTCAGGTAGATGAACAAGGTCTATATACTGAAGGTCGCATCATCAAAGGTCTGTATGCCATCGGTGAATGTGCGTGTGTGTCAGTACATGGTGCGAACCGATTGGGTACGAACTCTTTGCTTGACCTTGTGGTGTTTGGTCGTGCAGCAGGTCAACATATCCTAGATGAGTTTGCAAAATCTGACCATGGCTACAAGCCATTAGACCCACGAGTGCTAGACTTCACTCAAGCTCGCCTTGATAAGCTACAAAACTCTACTGAGGGCTATAATGCCCAAGAAGTTGCTGATGAAATCCGCAGTATCATGCAGTCTCACGCAGGCGTATTCCGTACCCAAGCGTTGATGGACGAGGGTGTTGAGAAGATTTTGGCACTTGCACCAAAAGTTGAGCAAATCTATCTAAAAGACAAATCAGCTGTCTTTAACACCGCACGCATTGAAGCACTAGAAGTGGCGAACCTGTATGAAGTTGCTAAGGCGACCATGCTGTCAGCTGCCCTGCGTCATGAGTGCCGTGGTGCCCATTCTGTGCTAGATTACGAGCGTCCTGCTGATGATGAGTATGCGCCACTAGGTCGTAACGACCATGAGTGGATGAAGCATACGCTTTGGTATTCAGAAGGCAACCGTGTGATTTATAAGCCTGTTCGTAAAAAGCCACTGACTGTGGACTATTGTGAACCACGAGTTCGTACTTTCTAA
- a CDS encoding succinate dehydrogenase iron-sulfur subunit, which produces MSRGTRIVEIYRYDPDKDNAPYMQTYEIELLESDRMLLDVLLRLKKMDETLTFRRSCREGICGSDGMNINGKNGLACLINMNTLPNKIVVRPLPGLPVIKDLVVDMNQFYAQYEKVHPYLINSQPAPPKERLQSPEDREKLNGLYECILCACCSTSCPSFWWNPDKFLGPSALLNGYRFIIDSRDSDTQARLARLDDPFSLFRCRGIMNCVSVCPKGLNPTKAIGHIRNMLLDVAG; this is translated from the coding sequence ATGAGTCGAGGCACTCGCATTGTAGAGATTTATCGCTACGATCCAGATAAAGACAATGCCCCTTATATGCAAACTTATGAGATTGAGCTACTAGAATCTGATCGTATGTTGCTAGATGTGTTGTTGCGTCTTAAAAAGATGGACGAAACACTTACTTTCCGTCGCAGCTGCCGTGAGGGTATCTGTGGTTCTGATGGCATGAATATTAACGGCAAAAATGGTTTGGCGTGTTTGATTAACATGAACACCTTGCCAAATAAGATTGTGGTGCGTCCATTACCTGGCTTGCCTGTGATTAAAGATTTGGTTGTGGACATGAACCAATTCTATGCCCAGTACGAAAAAGTACACCCATACCTAATCAACAGCCAACCTGCACCACCAAAAGAGCGTTTGCAGTCGCCCGAAGACCGTGAGAAGCTAAATGGTCTATACGAATGTATTTTGTGTGCATGCTGTTCTACTTCTTGCCCATCGTTCTGGTGGAACCCTGATAAGTTCCTTGGACCATCAGCACTATTGAACGGCTACCGTTTCATCATTGATAGCCGTGATAGCGATACCCAAGCTCGTTTGGCTCGTCTTGATGACCCATTTAGCTTGTTCCGTTGCCGTGGTATCATGAACTGTGTGTCGGTATGTCCAAAAGGTCTAAACCCAACCAAAGCCATCGGTCATATCCGTAATATGTTGCTTGATGTAGCAGGCTAA
- a CDS encoding 2-oxoglutarate dehydrogenase E1 component, translating into MTNSKDTVAYQNTELAADGAAYIEALYEDYLADKNNVSEEWQAYFANYRTDTDAPHNAIKEQYLLLARNQTNARPVAQGADRCDPKQMAVQQLISAYRRRGHRKANLDPLNLQNRPAIEELTLAYHGLSEADLDTVFPTNLMSIGKNEATLREIIEICERIYCGSIGYEYMHVFTATEKKWFEDYIESNQGHIRFDKDKKLEIFDRLTAAEGLEKYLARKYTGVKRFGIEGGESFIPAVHEMIQRVGTYGAKEVVIGMAHRGRLNLLVNIMGKNPSTLFDEFDGKIQPTVGSGDVKYHNGFSSNVITKGGELHLALAYNPSHLEIVSPVMLGSVRARQARRSEKYGYEIDNKTVLPIVVHGDAAFAGQGVNQETFQMSQTRAYKTGGTLHIVINNQVGFTTSRPEDARSTEYCTDVAKMVHAPILHVNGDDPEAVVFASQLLVDYRNEFGRDIVLDIVCYRRNGHNESDEPSATQPLMYKIIKKLPTARTQYADKLVKEGIITKDESTQIEDNYRVALDNGQDVAQGLAKEPDTSLFVDWSPYIGHKLEDDWDTGVDIEKLKSYGRAMAKVPEGFELQRQVAKVLEQRLAMQTGEEPLNWGAAETLAYASLVDEGLLVRITGEDVGRGTFSHRHSELYNQKDGSMYIPLQHIREGQARFATYNSLLSEEAVLAFEYGYATTMPNALVVWEAQFGDFANGAQVVIDQFICSGETKWQRLAGLTMLLPHGFEGQGPEHSSARLERYLQLCAEDNMQVITPTTPAQIFHALRRQVVRPARKPLIVMSPKSLLRHPLATSTLEELANGKFETVLPEIDALDNHAVTCVVLCGGKVYYELLDQRRKLGLNHIAIVRVEQLYPFPAERVKAELAKYPNATSVVWTQEEPKNQGACYFIMPELYDLDTNLSIEMATRPAAAAPATGSPKIHNAQQKALIAEALGVDVEVLQ; encoded by the coding sequence ATGACAAACAGTAAAGACACGGTGGCATATCAAAACACCGAATTAGCAGCAGATGGTGCAGCGTATATTGAGGCGTTGTACGAAGATTATTTGGCAGATAAAAATAATGTTAGCGAAGAATGGCAAGCCTATTTCGCCAATTATCGCACCGATACAGATGCACCGCATAATGCCATCAAAGAGCAGTACCTGCTACTGGCTCGCAACCAAACCAATGCCCGTCCTGTTGCACAAGGTGCAGATAGATGCGACCCTAAACAGATGGCGGTACAACAGCTCATCTCTGCGTATCGTCGCCGTGGTCATCGCAAGGCCAATCTTGATCCATTAAATCTACAAAACCGTCCTGCCATTGAAGAGCTGACTTTGGCATATCACGGCTTATCTGAGGCTGATCTGGATACGGTATTCCCAACCAACTTGATGAGCATTGGCAAAAATGAAGCCACTTTGCGTGAGATCATCGAGATTTGCGAACGCATCTATTGCGGTAGTATCGGCTATGAATATATGCATGTCTTTACTGCTACCGAGAAAAAGTGGTTTGAGGACTATATTGAATCTAATCAAGGTCATATCCGCTTTGATAAAGACAAAAAACTTGAAATCTTTGATCGCTTGACCGCCGCCGAAGGTCTAGAAAAATACCTAGCTCGTAAATACACAGGCGTAAAACGCTTCGGTATAGAAGGTGGCGAAAGTTTTATCCCTGCGGTACACGAGATGATTCAGCGTGTGGGTACTTATGGTGCCAAAGAAGTGGTCATTGGCATGGCTCACCGTGGTCGCTTGAACCTATTGGTTAATATCATGGGTAAAAACCCATCAACATTATTTGATGAATTTGATGGCAAAATTCAGCCAACCGTAGGCTCAGGCGATGTGAAATACCACAACGGCTTTAGCTCAAATGTCATCACCAAAGGTGGTGAGCTACACCTTGCTTTGGCTTATAACCCATCGCATCTAGAAATCGTCTCTCCTGTCATGCTAGGTTCGGTGCGTGCTCGTCAAGCCAGACGCTCGGAAAAATACGGCTATGAGATTGATAACAAGACCGTACTGCCTATCGTGGTGCATGGCGATGCTGCCTTTGCAGGTCAGGGTGTCAACCAAGAGACTTTCCAGATGTCGCAGACTCGTGCCTATAAGACAGGCGGTACTTTGCATATCGTGATTAACAACCAAGTGGGCTTTACCACCAGTCGTCCAGAGGACGCTCGTTCAACCGAGTATTGCACCGATGTGGCGAAGATGGTTCATGCACCGATTTTGCATGTCAATGGCGATGACCCAGAGGCAGTGGTGTTCGCTTCTCAGCTACTGGTGGATTATCGCAACGAGTTCGGTCGTGATATCGTGTTGGATATCGTCTGCTATCGCCGTAACGGACACAATGAGTCAGATGAGCCATCAGCAACCCAGCCACTCATGTACAAAATCATCAAAAAACTGCCAACCGCACGCACGCAGTACGCAGATAAATTGGTGAAAGAGGGTATCATCACCAAAGATGAAAGCACCCAAATTGAAGACAACTACCGTGTGGCACTAGACAACGGTCAAGATGTCGCACAGGGTTTGGCTAAGGAGCCAGATACTAGCTTGTTCGTGGACTGGTCGCCGTATATTGGGCATAAGCTAGAAGATGACTGGGATACAGGCGTTGATATTGAAAAATTAAAGTCCTATGGTCGTGCGATGGCAAAAGTGCCAGAGGGCTTTGAGCTACAACGCCAAGTCGCCAAAGTACTAGAACAACGCCTTGCCATGCAGACAGGCGAAGAGCCACTCAACTGGGGTGCGGCAGAGACTTTGGCATATGCGTCATTGGTTGATGAAGGATTGTTGGTGCGTATCACAGGTGAAGATGTGGGTCGTGGTACTTTCTCTCATCGTCATAGCGAACTGTACAACCAAAAAGATGGCAGTATGTACATTCCGCTACAGCATATCCGTGAAGGTCAAGCTCGTTTTGCTACTTATAACTCACTATTGTCAGAAGAAGCGGTGCTTGCCTTTGAATATGGCTATGCCACCACCATGCCAAATGCTTTGGTGGTATGGGAAGCACAGTTTGGCGACTTTGCTAACGGTGCACAGGTCGTGATTGACCAGTTCATCTGTTCTGGCGAGACCAAGTGGCAGCGTCTGGCAGGTCTTACCATGCTATTGCCACACGGTTTTGAGGGTCAAGGTCCAGAGCATTCTTCAGCTCGCTTGGAGCGTTATTTGCAGTTGTGTGCTGAGGATAATATGCAAGTCATCACCCCAACGACACCTGCACAGATTTTCCATGCGTTGCGTCGTCAAGTGGTGCGTCCTGCTCGTAAGCCACTGATTGTCATGTCGCCAAAATCATTGCTTCGCCACCCACTTGCCACATCCACTCTAGAAGAGCTAGCGAATGGCAAATTTGAAACCGTGCTACCAGAGATTGACGCACTAGATAATCATGCAGTAACTTGTGTGGTGCTGTGTGGTGGTAAGGTGTACTATGAGCTACTTGACCAGCGTCGTAAACTGGGTCTCAATCACATCGCCATTGTGCGTGTGGAGCAGTTGTATCCGTTCCCTGCTGAGCGTGTGAAGGCTGAACTTGCCAAATATCCGAACGCCACATCTGTTGTGTGGACGCAAGAAGAGCCGAAAAATCAAGGAGCGTGCTACTTCATCATGCCAGAGCTGTACGACTTGGATACCAACCTATCCATTGAAATGGCAACTCGCCCTGCGGCGGCTGCCCCTGCGACAGGCTCACCAAAGATTCATAATGCACAGCAAAAAGCCCTGATTGCCGAAGCATTGGGTGTTGATGTTGAAGTGTTACAATGA
- the odhB gene encoding 2-oxoglutarate dehydrogenase complex dihydrolipoyllysine-residue succinyltransferase has protein sequence MSQIKAPVFPESVQDGTIVEWHIAEGEQVSRDQLLAEVETDKVVLEVVAPDDGVITSIIKGVDSTVLSDEVIAEFEAGATAAAPSAQTPSESEAAKGTTIDPTSVAAPVQPKATNEGDFKDQSPAVRKAAKETGVNPADVQGSGRGGRVTKSDMINPTLKTTSGSVIATAVGERAETRVPMTRLRKRIAERLLSATQETAMLTTFNEVNMKPLMDLRAKYKDQFEKRHGVKLGFMSLFVKAATEALKRFPAVNASIDGDDIVYHGYYDVGVAVSSDRGLVVPVLRDTDNMGLADIEGGIRDYATKAREGKLSIDEMTGGTFTITNGGVFGSLLSTPIINPPQTAILGMHAINERPMAVNGQVVILPMMYLALSYDHRLIDGKDAVQFLVTIKELIEDPARLILDI, from the coding sequence ATGTCTCAAATTAAAGCCCCAGTATTCCCAGAGTCGGTACAAGACGGCACTATCGTTGAATGGCATATCGCCGAAGGCGAGCAGGTCAGCCGTGACCAACTGCTTGCTGAAGTTGAAACTGATAAGGTTGTGCTAGAAGTCGTTGCCCCTGATGATGGCGTGATTACTAGCATCATCAAAGGTGTGGACAGCACGGTGCTATCTGATGAGGTGATTGCCGAGTTTGAAGCAGGTGCAACCGCTGCAGCACCATCAGCACAGACGCCAAGCGAGTCAGAAGCTGCTAAAGGCACGACCATTGACCCTACTTCTGTGGCAGCCCCTGTACAACCAAAAGCGACCAATGAAGGCGATTTTAAAGACCAATCGCCTGCTGTCCGTAAAGCCGCCAAAGAAACAGGTGTTAATCCTGCCGATGTTCAAGGTTCGGGTCGTGGCGGTCGTGTTACCAAATCTGACATGATCAACCCAACGCTAAAAACCACCTCTGGTAGCGTGATTGCCACTGCGGTGGGTGAGCGTGCTGAGACTCGTGTGCCAATGACTCGTCTGCGTAAGCGTATCGCTGAGCGTCTGTTGTCAGCAACCCAAGAAACAGCGATGTTGACCACTTTCAACGAAGTGAACATGAAGCCTTTGATGGACTTGCGTGCTAAGTACAAAGACCAATTTGAGAAGCGTCATGGCGTAAAATTGGGCTTCATGTCGCTATTTGTTAAAGCGGCGACCGAAGCGTTGAAGCGTTTCCCTGCGGTTAATGCTTCTATTGATGGTGATGATATCGTGTATCACGGCTATTATGATGTGGGCGTAGCGGTGTCTTCTGACCGTGGTTTGGTTGTGCCTGTGCTTCGTGATACCGACAACATGGGTCTGGCTGATATTGAAGGCGGTATTCGTGATTATGCCACCAAAGCCCGTGAAGGCAAGCTGTCTATTGATGAGATGACAGGTGGCACATTCACCATCACCAACGGCGGTGTGTTTGGTTCACTACTATCAACCCCAATCATCAACCCACCACAAACTGCTATTTTGGGTATGCACGCCATCAATGAGCGTCCGATGGCGGTTAATGGTCAAGTGGTTATCCTACCGATGATGTATCTGGCTTTATCTTATGACCACCGCTTGATTGATGGTAAAGATGCGGTACAATTCTTGGTAACCATCAAAGAGTTGATCGAAGATCCTGCACGCCTAATTCTTGATATCTAA
- the lpdA gene encoding dihydrolipoyl dehydrogenase translates to MKTSYDLVVIGGGPGGYEAAIRAAQLGFSTACIEKRIHKGEPALGGTCLNVGCIPSKALLDSSHRYEATRHELDEHGITTGDVAIDVAKMLARKDGIVKGLTAGVAGLLKGNGVDWLQGVGTLLDGKSAEKQVKFTAHDGTETTITAKYVILAAGSVPIEIPVAKTDGEYIVDSTGALEFSEAPKRLGVIGAGVIGLELGSVWRRLGSEVVVYEAMPEFLAVADKDISKEAAKLLKKQGLDIRVDTKVTNAEVVNGEVVVTTDVKGEVKTETFDKLIVCVGRRAYSEGLLADGCGIELTERGLVAVDDQCKTNLDGVYAIGDLVRGPMLAHKAMEEGMMAVERIHGEKAQVNYDTIISVIYTHPEIAWVGLTEQAAKDKGHEVKTGSFSLAANGRALAQGEGQGLIKVVADAKTDRLLGLHMVGVGAGDIVHQGMIALEFVSSVEDLQLMTFAHPTVSEAVHEAALSADGRAIHAIQRKKR, encoded by the coding sequence ATGAAAACTTCATATGATTTGGTTGTAATCGGTGGTGGTCCTGGTGGTTATGAAGCTGCCATTCGTGCCGCTCAGCTTGGATTTAGCACCGCCTGTATCGAAAAACGCATTCATAAAGGCGAGCCTGCTTTGGGCGGTACTTGCCTAAATGTGGGCTGTATCCCATCAAAGGCTCTGCTAGACAGCTCACACCGCTATGAAGCAACTCGCCACGAGCTAGACGAGCATGGTATCACCACAGGCGATGTCGCCATTGATGTCGCCAAAATGCTAGCACGCAAAGACGGTATCGTCAAAGGCTTGACCGCAGGCGTGGCAGGTCTATTAAAAGGCAATGGTGTGGACTGGCTACAAGGCGTGGGTACTTTGCTTGATGGCAAATCTGCCGAAAAACAAGTCAAATTCACCGCTCATGATGGCACCGAGACCACCATCACTGCTAAGTATGTGATTTTGGCGGCAGGTTCTGTGCCGATTGAGATTCCTGTTGCTAAGACTGATGGCGAGTATATCGTAGATAGCACAGGTGCTTTAGAGTTTAGCGAAGCACCAAAACGCCTAGGCGTGATTGGTGCTGGCGTGATTGGCTTGGAGCTTGGCTCGGTATGGCGTCGCTTGGGTTCAGAAGTGGTTGTGTATGAAGCCATGCCAGAGTTTTTGGCAGTGGCTGATAAAGACATCTCAAAAGAAGCTGCCAAACTCCTTAAAAAACAAGGTCTTGACATTCGTGTGGACACCAAAGTTACGAACGCTGAGGTGGTGAATGGTGAGGTGGTGGTTACGACCGATGTGAAAGGCGAGGTTAAGACCGAGACCTTTGATAAGCTTATCGTCTGCGTGGGTCGCCGTGCGTATAGCGAAGGTCTATTGGCTGATGGCTGTGGCATCGAGCTGACCGAGCGTGGCTTGGTAGCGGTAGATGACCAATGCAAAACCAACCTAGATGGCGTATATGCCATTGGCGATTTGGTGCGTGGTCCGATGCTTGCTCACAAGGCGATGGAAGAAGGCATGATGGCGGTAGAACGCATTCATGGCGAAAAGGCCCAAGTGAACTACGATACCATCATCAGCGTGATTTATACTCACCCTGAGATTGCGTGGGTGGGTCTGACCGAACAAGCCGCCAAAGACAAAGGTCATGAAGTTAAAACAGGCTCATTTAGCCTAGCTGCTAACGGTCGTGCCTTAGCTCAAGGCGAAGGTCAAGGCTTGATTAAAGTTGTGGCAGATGCCAAGACTGACCGTCTGTTGGGCTTGCACATGGTGGGCGTGGGTGCAGGCGATATCGTACATCAAGGCATGATTGCTCTTGAGTTTGTGTCTAGCGTTGAAGATTTGCAGCTGATGACATTTGCTCACCCAACAGTATCAGAAGCCGTGCATGAAGCGGCACTGTCGGCAGATGGTCGAGCGATTCACGCCATTCAGCGTAAAAAACGCTAA
- a CDS encoding YadA-like family protein, with amino-acid sequence MNKIFKVKRNSLGQSVVCSEIATSRSKGRVVASALALTVLASATATQAFAQNDTNSSLEPEDLHALIDEQFKSSNPNITDAEHKEYLKLLYKVAVDHEEGIEALSEIVGAVDVDLENFSEWAYRTQHDILSMAENVDAALAIKANKVDVDANTAAIATKADTETVLTLLGNQEKNTQETFADVLNQISTKASQADFNTLKEEARVAKAVADNAVSVNNEQQGKIAENTTAIAQNANDIVDTVKYVNAVAETADTNSIAIAQNTAAIATKANQSAVDALKQADTHLASIAGTNQGNIAKLQTEVGTIGADLKKKADQEQVNTLGNKVDAFDTKINTLQSGHQNLNGKINRLDKDLSAGIAGSVALAMMPAPAAGSQYITGGTGFYNGESAIALGFTGASETGKFTYKLGGSLTSSGSGIFGAGAGYRWK; translated from the coding sequence GTGAATAAAATCTTTAAAGTCAAACGCAACTCGCTTGGTCAATCTGTGGTTTGCTCAGAAATCGCTACTTCTCGTTCTAAAGGTCGAGTGGTTGCCTCAGCATTGGCGTTGACCGTATTGGCAAGTGCAACCGCCACCCAAGCGTTTGCTCAAAATGATACTAATTCTTCGTTAGAGCCAGAAGATCTACACGCACTAATAGATGAGCAGTTCAAATCTTCTAATCCTAATATCACCGATGCTGAGCATAAAGAGTATTTAAAACTGCTCTATAAGGTCGCTGTCGACCATGAAGAAGGTATTGAAGCTTTGTCTGAGATTGTTGGAGCCGTGGATGTTGATTTAGAAAACTTTTCAGAGTGGGCTTATAGAACCCAACATGACATCTTAAGTATGGCTGAAAATGTTGATGCTGCTCTAGCGATCAAAGCAAATAAAGTTGATGTTGATGCCAACACCGCTGCCATCGCAACCAAAGCAGATACTGAAACTGTATTGACGCTACTAGGCAACCAAGAGAAGAATACTCAAGAAACTTTTGCTGATGTATTAAATCAAATCTCAACCAAAGCAAGCCAAGCTGATTTTAATACCTTGAAAGAAGAAGCGCGAGTAGCCAAAGCGGTTGCAGATAATGCTGTCTCAGTAAACAACGAGCAACAAGGTAAAATCGCAGAAAACACCACTGCCATCGCTCAGAACGCCAATGACATCGTTGATACAGTAAAATATGTCAATGCAGTTGCTGAAACTGCAGACACCAACAGCATTGCCATCGCTCAAAACACCGCTGCCATCGCAACCAAAGCAAATCAATCTGCTGTTGATGCTCTAAAACAAGCGGATACTCACCTAGCTTCTATCGCAGGTACAAACCAAGGCAATATCGCTAAATTGCAAACAGAAGTTGGCACCATTGGAGCCGATTTGAAGAAAAAGGCGGACCAAGAGCAAGTGAACACACTTGGCAATAAAGTAGATGCATTTGACACCAAAATCAACACGCTACAGTCAGGACATCAAAACCTTAATGGTAAAATCAACAGACTGGACAAAGACCTAAGTGCCGGTATTGCAGGTTCTGTTGCTCTTGCCATGATGCCAGCACCAGCAGCAGGCAGCCAGTACATCACTGGTGGCACAGGCTTCTATAATGGCGAAAGTGCCATCGCACTTGGTTTTACTGGTGCTAGCGAAACTGGTAAGTTCACCTACAAGCTGGGTGGTTCGTTGACCTCATCTGGCTCTGGTATTTTCGGTGCAGGTGCAGGCTATCGCTGGAAATAA
- a CDS encoding UTP--glucose-1-phosphate uridylyltransferase: MKSVTYAIIPCAGFGTRMLPLSKAIPKELLPLGNKPAIHYVVMEAVRAGIKNIVLVNHAQKGAIENYFDTNSELDTQLRSKGKDDMADGLTVLPDGVQIISVRQGKPLGLGHAVLSGRAVVGDRPFAVLLPDVVIDPYHTDYAMHNLAYMLDQFASTGRSQILVEPVAKEDIHKYGIAKLNNAQTLQKDEQNQSFAVMGFVEKPTADVAPSNLAVVGRYVFDPKIFEYLDGAVPSVGGEIQLTDAIDALIGSRGVDVATMVGDSFDAGDMTSYMRAFMYFANKQLAEK; the protein is encoded by the coding sequence ATGAAATCAGTAACTTATGCCATCATTCCTTGTGCAGGCTTTGGCACACGGATGCTCCCGCTTTCAAAAGCCATCCCAAAAGAGCTGTTACCACTTGGTAACAAGCCCGCCATTCACTATGTCGTCATGGAGGCGGTGCGTGCTGGCATCAAAAATATCGTGCTTGTCAATCACGCCCAAAAGGGTGCGATAGAAAATTATTTTGACACCAACAGCGAACTAGATACCCAACTTCGCTCAAAAGGCAAAGATGACATGGCAGATGGGCTGACTGTGTTGCCAGATGGTGTGCAAATCATCAGCGTCCGCCAAGGCAAGCCTTTGGGGCTAGGGCACGCTGTGCTTTCGGGGCGTGCGGTGGTGGGCGACCGTCCTTTTGCGGTGCTACTGCCTGATGTGGTCATCGATCCTTATCACACTGACTATGCAATGCACAATCTGGCTTATATGCTTGATCAATTTGCCAGTACAGGTCGCAGCCAGATTTTGGTTGAACCTGTGGCAAAAGAAGACATTCACAAATACGGCATTGCCAAACTCAATAACGCCCAGACCCTACAAAAAGACGAACAAAACCAGTCCTTTGCTGTCATGGGCTTTGTAGAAAAACCAACCGCCGATGTTGCTCCATCAAACTTGGCGGTCGTGGGCAGATATGTGTTTGACCCTAAGATTTTTGAGTATCTTGATGGGGCTGTCCCAAGCGTTGGCGGAGAGATTCAGCTGACCGATGCCATCGATGCGTTGATTGGCAGTCGTGGTGTGGATGTGGCGACCATGGTGGGCGATAGTTTTGATGCCGGCGACATGACCAGTTATATGCGTGCGTTCATGTACTTCGCCAACAAGCAACTCGCCGAGAAGTAA